The following proteins come from a genomic window of Campylobacter concisus:
- a CDS encoding helicase, which yields MKNDTKISGKLLDIHTHRQVSKVGMSITLASVCLSALFMKRNKSIKKFHVASGIAFTCFALYHAGLYDNGIFKKMIIKAKNEVKKA from the coding sequence TTGAAAAACGATACAAAAATAAGTGGCAAATTACTTGATATACACACTCATAGGCAAGTATCAAAAGTCGGTATGAGCATCACTTTAGCCTCAGTTTGCTTAAGCGCCCTTTTTATGAAAAGAAATAAAAGCATTAAGAAATTTCACGTTGCTTCAGGCATTGCATTTACTTGTTTTGCTCTTTATCATGCTGGGCTTTATGACAATGGAATCTTTAAAAAAATGATAATAAAAGCAAAAAATGAGGTAAAAAAGGCATAA